From the Temnothorax longispinosus isolate EJ_2023e chromosome 6, Tlon_JGU_v1, whole genome shotgun sequence genome, one window contains:
- the LOC139814277 gene encoding uncharacterized protein, with translation MDNQESHDDPQFAKVLETCLKMEIAAMKENLDANLEEMKQLKVTMRSELNRRKELKEKVTQMNKIKLILSETLTKLYISINEASDSLETMKANADDQYQLMQLRSQEYQDIVAEYKKTWHEYRDVYEEFPLAKARNAAKNNLEKLKIEHMVLSYKKAEMITIVKQRRRINWIRTRNRIIEFATVMVERMKLEEKLVKLKVNVKYHRKELQSIEAELQVLCREEEDQKRQRKQQMLEMAPPKINIPFREMYAQNRMRARVQQDQWKRAHEPVDDTISVNTLYLEELCINESTTVSESTTPERMDVEATRDNNYKLTAVETERSDSKNTIVSEKDDTRAARAASVASNAEPSAEKAILADDNDVEMKEIHHEKTQKSQEPVKTQPSYRTRESPLKHSAAKNTQDEIEAKRMRLERQDSKETINKITTPQPSTIVKEMDLRSSALSVPKIKKIEPVNFNVTPLMAKPVQRPPSVAASSMFSPTNYEYCDSNMSSFDQDFVSKGAPSLCEGSLCNYRLSPTSNISPICAEEDAQMAPSPKHTPRRDNKTESDDKPSAFGFDKFTKSKGNFALF, from the exons CCAATTTAGAGGAAATGAAACAACTGAAGGTGACGATGCGTAGCGAACTGAACAGAAGAAAGGAACTTAAGGAAAAGGTCACGCAGATGAACAAGATTAAACTGATATTAAGCGAGACTTTAACAAA gttatatataagcatcaaCGAAGCCTCGGACTCTTTAGAAACTATGAAAGCAAATGCCGATGATCAATATCAGCTGATGCAACTGAGATCGCAAGAGTATCAAGACATCGTAGCCGAATACAAGAAAACATGGCACGAATATCGC GATGTATACGAGGAATTTCCACTGGCAAAGGCCAGGAACGCGGCCAAGAACAATTTGGAGAAGCTTAAAATCGAGCATATGGTCTTGTCTTACAAGAAAGCGGAGATGATAACGATTGTCAAGCAGAGGCGACGTATCAACTGGATCCGCACGCGCAACAGGATAATCGAATTCGCCACTGTGATGGTAGAGCGTATGAAATTGGAGGAGAAATTGGTGAAGCTAAAAGTGAATGTAAAATATCACAGGAAAGAGTTACAGTCAATCGAAGCGGAG CTGCAAGTATTGTGCAGGGAGGAGGAGGATCAGAAAAGGCAGAGAAAACAGCAAATGCTGGAAATGGCGCCGCCGAAGATCAATATACCGTTTCGAGAAATGTACGCTCAAAATCGAATGCGCGCGAGAGTGCAGCAGGATCAGTGGAAACGGGCTCACGAGCCTGTCGACG ATACCATATCCGTCAATACCTTGTACCTGGAGGAGTTATGCATAAACGAGAGCACTACGGTGTCGGAGAGCACTACGCCTGAGAGAATGGACGTAGAGGCGACACGTGACAACAATTACAAGCTTACCGCAGTTGAAACGGAAAGGTCTGATTCGAAAAATACTATCGTTTCGGAAAAAGATGATACGCGCGCCGCCCGCGCTGCTTCGGTAGCATCTAATGCGGAGCCAAGTGCTGAGAAAGCGATTTTAGCCGACGACAACGACGTAGAAATGAAAGAGATCCATCACGAAAAGACGCAGAAGTCGCAGGAGCCCGTTAAAACGCAACCAAGCTACCGTACAAGAGAAAGCCCGCTCAAGCATAGCGCCGCCAAGAATACACAGGACGAAATTGAAGCAAAAAGGATGCGACTTGAAAGGCAGGATAGTAAGGAAActatcaataaaataactaCTCCTCAGCCGTCGACTATTGTTAAAGAAATGGATTTGAGATCTTCGGCCTTGTCGGTCCCGAAGATTAAAAAGATAGAACCCGTAAATTTCAATGTTACGCCGTTAATGGCGAAACCCGTTCAGCGCCCGCCGTCTGTTGCCGCAAGCAGTATGTTTTCTCCGACGAATTACGAATATTGTGACAGCAATATGAGTTCCTTCGATCAGGATTTCGTATCAAAAG GTGCGCCATCATTGTGCGAGGGATCGCTGTGTAATTACAGATTATCTCCGACTTCCAATATATCGCCAATTTGTGCCGAAGAAGACGCACAAATGGCTCCTTCCCCGAAACATACTCCGCGACGGGATAATAAAACTGAGTCTGACGACAAACCGTCAG cATTCGGGTTCGATAAGTTTACGAAGAGCAAGGGTAATTTCGCTTTAttttga